One Cucumis melo cultivar AY chromosome 8, USDA_Cmelo_AY_1.0, whole genome shotgun sequence genomic window, TCAAGATCATCTTCTAACACGCATTTGGATCGAATCCAAGAAACTATGGTTAATTGTCGGCCCTTCCATTTTCAGCAGGATTGTCACCTACTCCGTCCTCGTCATCTCCCAAGCTTTCGCCGGCCACTTAAATGACCTCGACCTCGCTGCCTTTTCCATCGCCTTTAATGTCGTCATCGGCTTCGACATGGGACTTCTGGTATACCTTCAGGCCACGACTCTTTTTTCCTACACCCATTACtctgggttttttttttttctctttttttcctaATTGAAACTTGGTATTTCAGTTGGGGATGGCAAGTGCTTTGGAGACGCTATGTGGGCAAGCCTATGGGGCGAAGAAATACTACATGTTGGGAGTGTATTTGCAGCGCTCATGGATTGTTCTGTTCTTATGCTGTGTTTTGTTGACGCCTATTTTCTTATTTGCGTCTCCAATTTTGAAGCTGATCGGAGAGCCTGATGAATTGGCAGAAAAAGCTGGTGTTTTATCCATAtggtttcttccttttcattTCAGCATAGCATTTTACTATCCGTTGCAGAGGTTTATGCAGAGCCAAGTAAAGGTGTGGCCGATTGTATGGTCGGCGGTGGCGGCGCTTCTGTTGCACCTGGTGACTTGCTGGGTgcttgtggttgaattgaaaatgggTGTTGAGGGAATTGTGGTGGCTTGTAATATTGGTTGGTTGGTTATGCCAATTATTCTGATGTGTTACACTGTATGCGGCGGTTGTCGGCTCACTTGGACTGGCTTTTCCGTCGATGCATTTTCTGGTCTCTGGGAATTCGTTAAGCTCTCTTCTGCTTCCGGCGTCATGCTAtggtctctctctctctctctctctctctctaaaacaACCTAAAAGAACACACCaaagttttaaataaatattggtGTTAATTCTCTTTTCTATATAATAATCTTGGTGTTTTCTCAAAAATATTAATAAGAAAAAAGCACAAACTAGTaattttttctacttttaaCTATTTACCAATAATATTTTGATTTCCAATAATCTTTTAATCAGTTGATAAACATTAGATTcactttgtttcttttttgcttttttgtttaatttttagaGCAAATGTCAATTTCAACTCTAAATTTCGATTTGACTCaattaaactttaaattaactaatagttataaaactattatgaatgacaaaaaaaaaaaaaagaggaaaatttttaaaagagtttgatgaatttggttatatttaatgaattgtttcatttttttttttaccatccATAGCAATTTTCCACTAAAAAaacatgttttgttttttttacattaattaagatttttaatttttttttcttaaatatgaATATCATTATATATAAATGGTAAATAATATAGTTATTAGAAGGTAATTTCTTTCCCGAGGAACCTTACTTTTAAGCTTCAAAACTCAAATTACCTAAACAATGGGATTTTGTggatttctcaaaattttaactttaatttattatttattttaatattatactTGATCTCAATACGATTTTGCCTCATATTTACAACATTTTGATAATACGTAAATGATAGAATTGTTAATTAGCTTTTAACATTATTTACGATCATGATCACCTTTAATTTTGTATACGTTTGTTTGTAGATCATTACGGATGAGATTTTGATTTggaaaataatgataaaatttCAGCTTGGAAAGTTGGTACTAC contains:
- the LOC103484945 gene encoding protein DETOXIFICATION 27-like; this translates as MSDQQINNVPLLQHSTSTFQPHHQDHLLTRIWIESKKLWLIVGPSIFSRIVTYSVLVISQAFAGHLNDLDLAAFSIAFNVVIGFDMGLLLGMASALETLCGQAYGAKKYYMLGVYLQRSWIVLFLCCVLLTPIFLFASPILKLIGEPDELAEKAGVLSIWFLPFHFSIAFYYPLQRFMQSQVKVWPIVWSAVAALLLHLVTCWVLVVELKMGVEGIVVACNIGWLVMPIILMCYTVCGGCRLTWTGFSVDAFSGLWEFVKLSSASGVMLCLESWYYRILIVVTGNLKNAEIMVDALSICMSINGWEMMIPLSFFVGVGVRVANELGAGNGEGAKFATIVASATSLIIGLFFCCLIFIFHDTFGLIFSSTPDVLQEVDKLNLLLAFTILFNSIQPILSGVAVGSGWQSYVAYINLGCYYIIGLPLGILLQSFADLGVKGIWMGMIFGGTGVQTLILLIITIRCDWEEEAKKASLRVERWTDKKFEPKE